From Bacteroidota bacterium, the proteins below share one genomic window:
- a CDS encoding Re/Si-specific NAD(P)(+) transhydrogenase subunit alpha gives MKVGIPMEIEPKELRVAATPKTVKRLIKQGFEVRIQKDAGLKANFSNTDFEEAGAILVDSATDIYGNCDIALKVLAPSEQEIDLMKEGLVTLSYLWPAQNEALLKKLAAKKVNAIAMDAIPRISRAQKMDVLSSMANIAGYRAVIEGANHFGRFLNGQITAAGKVDPAKVLVIGAGVAGLAAIGAANSLGAIVRAFDTRGEVAEQIESMGAEFLTVNIDEDGSTSSGYSKVMSKEFIEAEMALFKEQAADVDIIITTAQIPGREAPKLILDYHVEAMKPGSVIVDLAASTGGNCAYTKNGEVYTTKNGVTILGVLDQLPNQASQLYGNNLCHLLDDMGKAANFKIDMEDDVVSRAMVTYNGEINWPPEPLPVSPQKAKVEEVVEEKPELTPAQKAKKKSIGMVIQLGVIGLFLFLLGKVAPADFMGHFTVFVLAVFVGWQVIWNVSHSLHTPLMAVTNAISGIIVIGGLLQVTTDISSPISIIAFVAILVASINIVGGFFVTHRMLKMFKK, from the coding sequence ATGAAAGTTGGTATTCCCATGGAGATTGAGCCTAAAGAATTAAGGGTGGCCGCAACTCCTAAAACCGTAAAGCGTTTGATTAAGCAAGGCTTTGAAGTTCGTATCCAAAAGGATGCTGGATTAAAAGCTAATTTCTCAAATACTGATTTTGAAGAAGCAGGAGCAATATTGGTTGATTCTGCAACTGACATCTATGGCAATTGTGATATTGCTTTAAAAGTATTGGCACCTTCAGAACAAGAGATAGACCTTATGAAAGAAGGACTTGTAACCTTGAGTTATTTATGGCCTGCTCAAAATGAGGCACTATTAAAAAAACTTGCTGCAAAAAAGGTGAATGCTATAGCCATGGATGCGATTCCTCGTATCTCTAGAGCGCAAAAAATGGATGTTCTTTCATCCATGGCAAATATTGCTGGTTACCGTGCAGTCATTGAAGGCGCAAATCATTTTGGCCGTTTCCTGAATGGACAGATTACTGCGGCAGGAAAAGTTGATCCTGCAAAAGTTTTAGTAATTGGAGCTGGTGTAGCAGGTTTAGCTGCTATTGGAGCTGCCAATTCGTTAGGAGCAATTGTTCGTGCTTTTGATACAAGAGGGGAGGTGGCAGAGCAAATTGAATCAATGGGGGCAGAGTTTTTAACTGTCAATATAGATGAAGATGGCTCAACATCCTCAGGATACTCTAAAGTAATGAGCAAGGAATTTATTGAAGCAGAAATGGCTTTGTTTAAAGAGCAAGCTGCTGATGTAGATATTATTATAACTACAGCACAAATCCCCGGTCGTGAAGCACCAAAATTGATTTTAGATTATCATGTTGAGGCCATGAAGCCAGGATCAGTTATTGTTGATCTTGCTGCCTCTACAGGTGGTAATTGTGCTTATACAAAAAACGGTGAGGTTTATACAACAAAAAATGGCGTAACCATTTTAGGTGTGTTAGACCAATTACCAAATCAAGCATCACAATTATATGGAAACAACCTTTGTCATTTATTAGATGATATGGGTAAAGCTGCGAATTTCAAAATTGACATGGAAGACGATGTTGTTTCCAGAGCAATGGTAACCTATAATGGAGAAATTAATTGGCCACCAGAACCACTTCCAGTTAGTCCACAAAAAGCGAAAGTAGAAGAAGTAGTAGAAGAGAAACCAGAACTTACTCCAGCACAGAAGGCTAAAAAGAAATCAATTGGGATGGTGATTCAATTAGGAGTAATTGGCTTATTCTTATTTTTATTAGGTAAAGTTGCTCCTGCCGATTTTATGGGACATTTTACTGTTTTTGTTTTGGCCGTGTTTGTCGGATGGCAAGTTATCTGGAATGTTAGTCACTCATTACACACACCATTAATGGCTGTTACAAATGCCATTAGCGGGATTATTGTTATTGGCGGATTATTACAAGTCACTACAGATATTTCCAGTCCTATTTCTATCATTGCATTTGTTGCTATTTTGGTAGCTAGTATTAATATTGTGGGCGGATTTTTTGTGACACATAGAATGTTGAAAATGTTTAAAAAATAA